Proteins from a single region of Gossypium arboreum isolate Shixiya-1 chromosome 1, ASM2569848v2, whole genome shotgun sequence:
- the LOC128280789 gene encoding protein STRICTOSIDINE SYNTHASE-LIKE 10-like: protein MACLLFLLVCCRRSQLEKSFMGVYEGTEEHVRCGEAAHEGCGARGKETLKFLFLQDFGKRELCDGSTTTNLEPLCGRPLGLKFNPVTSDLYIDDVYFGLLMIGPNGGIAQTLISSIEGISFKFINELDIDSGTEVIYFIDSSRTFYKRFLSRSSDSSGRVALSKNHSFSLVAKIIWRRISKFNLETNNFEPKVFAELHRVPNNIKMNHKGEFWVALNAGSLEEINDDVPDPIGIKYDQEGRILKQLDGNGKDVFSSISEINEVNRTLYIGSDTKLLLF from the exons ATGGCCTGTTTGTTGTTTCTGTTAGTCTGCTGCAGGAGGAGCCAGCTGGAGAAGTCGTTCATGGGAGTGTACGAAGGCACAGAGGAACACGTGCGATGTGGCGAGGCTGCTCATGAGGGCTGCGGCGCAAGAGGAAAAGAAACTCTAAAGTTTCTGTTCCTGCAAGACTTTGG GAAAAGAGAGTTGTGTGATGGGTCTACAACTACTAACCTTGAACCATTATGTGGAAGGCCACTGGGTTTGAAATTTAACCCAGTAACTTCTGATCTCTATATCGATGATGTTTATTTTGGCCTTCTAATGATTGGACCTAATGGTGGCATAGCACAAACTCTAATTAGTTCAATTGAAGGAATCTCATTTAAGTTTATAAATGAGTTAGATATTGATAGTGGTACAGAAGTTATCTATTTTATAGATAGTAGTAGAACTTTCTACAAAAG ATTTTTGTCCAGATCATCTGATAGTAGCGGAAG AGTAGCTTTGAGCAAAAATCATTCTTTTAGTTTGGTGGCGAAAATAATATGGAGAAGAATATCGAAGTTCAATCTTGAAACAAATAATTTTGAGCCCAAAGTGTTTGCTGAGCTACATAGAGTTCCTAATAATATTAAGATGAATCATAAAGGAGAATTCTGGGTAGCTTTAAATGCAGGAAGCCTTGAAGAGATCAATGATGATGTTCCGGATCCAATAGGAATTAAATACGATCAAGAAGGAAGAATTTTAAAACAACTGGACGGAAATGGTAAAGATGTATTTAGTTCTATTAGTGAGATTAACGAGGTTAACCGAACTTTATATATTGGTTCGGATACAAAACTGttgctattttaa
- the LOC128290178 gene encoding uncharacterized protein LOC128290178, producing MASFKVLFYLSLQVLFLVSSSGTRLFHPFSTADPALEMESKSQYKASSTLDEVEITYRHSESKQFSGTDQLALAVAGKQHPKATIIEAKRPLIEEGREAIKASIQRNAGIPFESKRLSPGGPDPHHHK from the coding sequence ATGGCGAGCTTCAAAGTTTTATTCTACCTTTCCCTACAAGTTCTGTTCTTGGTTTCGAGTTCCGGGACTCGGTTGTTTCATCCGTTTTCGACTGCTGATCCGGCATTGGAAATGGAATCAAAATCACAGTATAAGGCTAGTAGTACACTCGATGAAGTAGAGATAACTTATAGACATTCTGAATCCAAACAATTTTCAGGCACAGACCAGTTAGCATTGGCGGTTGCAGGCAAACAACACCCTAAAGCAACCATTATTGAAGCCAAGCGTCCGTTGATCGAAGAAGGCAGGGAAGCCATTAAAGCAAGCATTCAAAGAAATGCTGGAATCCCATTCGAGTCGAAACGACTTAGTCCAGGGGGACCTGACCCTCATCATCATAAATAA